The Quercus lobata isolate SW786 chromosome 9, ValleyOak3.0 Primary Assembly, whole genome shotgun sequence region ggtatggaagaaaaaaaaaacacaattcaacatgctatattaattctttttgctgcactattccaaaattaacaaaaataaaaaaattataaaaaactgtcacatcattgaaatttaatataaatgcaaataCCTATGAAAAATCTTAGTGACAAAGTCCAAACTTTGTAAGATCTAATCAAGAATCTCTCGGTGCCAATTCATTAGCAATTAACACAAATGgtgcaacaaaaggaaaaaatgatgaaagctcaaaaattgaacaaatatgGACGGACTAAatttcaaatgatgaagatggagaaacTGATGATGACAACAAGCGTCACCATACTGCAATAACAAAgcattgaagaagaaaaaaaatcgtAATGAAGCTTTTTATTACATcacataataaaaatcaaaaatatagAATGAATTAATAtgcttttatcaacttttattatacaatattacTCCAAGTTGTTTTCATTATTGCTCATTACttgaacaaaataattataatagatatatgtgtgcaatttataattgttactttttatgatgaactcattattagcaaagttttataataaatatgctataatatatgtataatattttccaaaaacaaatttacataaaacattataacattatccgtgcatcgcacgggaaACTTACTAGTATTTATAACAAATGCTCTTGGAAGGTTGAATCACGACCTTAAGAATATGTGTGATCACGGAAACCATGCATATGTAGCAAAAATGTTATTGCATTAATATTCTGAAAGGTACAACTGATATAAAGATTTCTGTCTATCATCATCTTGTTGCACACATAGGTCAGGAGCATATCAACCCTACTGACTGAGGAGGATAGAAAGAATTTGAACTGGCTTAAtccttaaaattaatataataatatattcaattttGCTTCTTTTATGGGCACATTTGATTTATGGCGAAAATGcatttttggtccctacattttgggtcaaTTACATTTTGGTctcaaaattgattttgttACTAATGTCATccccaaaaatagaaaatcgtttttaaaatgGTCCTTGCCGTTAGCCAACCAACGGAAAAATCCTACGTGTTAGACGGAATGCCTTGCTTGCTAACATGGCGCCGAgtggccattaaaatattataaaaaaaaattatttgacattttaaaatgccatgtcagcatttaaattaataaaaaaaaaaaaaaaaaaaaaaaagctagatCAAAGTatttaaactaaattaaaaaaacaaaccttaaatctaattttattatcattattattacttttttttttaatgaaattattttttcgtaagaacataaaaacttgttcttcatgttcttcccaaatcCCAGAACAAGAGCAAACCTAGAATCAAACTTCATGTTCTTACAATCAATATACCCAGCAAAATTCATGATCTCACaatcaaacccaccaccaccatcaatcaAGAGCAAGTAAaacccaaccaaacaaacccagaaCAAGAGCAACCAAGCAACCTTCACGTTCTCACAATCAAGCCCACCACCAACATCGATTAAGAGTAGAGGTgacaatttttatccatatccatAAACCCACCCATTAACCACCTAATTTGGATAAATCTTAACCCAACTTATTTGAATATTTAGGTTAAATGGGTAATGACCCATTAAGTTACTTAATTATATGGGTCTTAATGGATAAACCCATTAATACCCACTAAAAcctatctaaaatttaaataaacaacataaaatctaaatttctagaaaatgaccaaaataccccaaaaacctaaaaaatgaccaaaataatcccaaaacccaaaaaaattaccaaaatacccccaaaacacaaaaaaattaccaaaatacccccgaaacttaaaaatgaccgaaattcccccaaaacctagaaaatgaccaaaataccgcCAAAACCCaaagaatgaccaaaatacccccaaaacccaaaaaaaggggccaaaatacccccgaaacctaaaaaatgaccaagatacccccaaaacctaaaaattgaccaaaataccatcgaaactcaaaaaatgaccaaatacctccaaaatctaaaaattaccaaaatacctccaaaacccaaaaaatgaccaaaataccctcgaaacctaaaaatgaacaaaataccccaaaaactaaccaaaatacccctaaaacccacaaaatgaccaaaatacctccaaaatctctaaaatgagcaaaataccccccccccaaaacctctaaaatgtccaaaatatccccaaaacccaaaaaatgacaaaaatactccttaaacctagaaaatgaccgaaatacccccaaacctttacaatgaccgaaatacctctgaaaccttaaaattaccaaaaatacctccgaaacctaaaaaatgaccaaaatacttctgAACTCTATAAAATGACTCAAATACCCCGAAACCtgaaaaaattaccaaattaccctgtaacccaaaaaatgactgTAACACCTCCGAAACcaataaaattaccaaaatacccataaacttaaaaaatgaccgaaataccctgaaaccaaaaaaatgactaaaatacccccctcaaaacctaaaaactgaccaaaatacgcccctaaaacctaataaaatgaccaaaatacccgcaaaacctaaaacaatgatcgaaatacctctgaaacctaaaaataaccaaaatacaccctaaacccaaaaaattaccaaaatacccctaaaacctaaaaaattaccaaaataccatGAGACctaaaaaaagactaaaataaccccaaaacctaaaaatatggCCAAAAtgccaccaaaacccaaaaaaagaatgaaataccAAAATATGAGTAAGAAATTATGCATGGTTTCCGTGATCACCTTAAGAATATGAGTAAGAAATACcaccaaaattaccaaaatacacaTTTTGCTACATATGCATGGTTTCCGTGATCACACATATTCTTAAGGTTGTGATTCAACCTTCCAAGAGCATTTGttataaatattttaggttGAAATGCATCTTAAAATGTAGTTTTTATCTTACGAATTCTGCAGAACATCACAGAAAAAATATGTATAGTTAGAAATTATCTGATACGGTTTCTCCTCTGCACTTGATCACCAACATAGtagaaattagttttttattaattctgaTGTCTTGATATGAGTAACCAGTTTTAGAACATATTGAAGGTATCAAATATCAACAATGTTGCTTGATTCTTTAACTTCTCTCATTTTCTGGTGAGTGCAATGAAAGTACTAACTACTGCATCTGCTTTTTCACTGCATAAGTTTAAGTGATTTTTTTGTATGATGTTACTTAATTCCTTAACTTGTCCCATTTTCTAGTAGGTTGAGAATCACAAGCACctctttttttggaaataaaaaaaaaaataaaaaaaaaagatgggatAGGGCTCAAGGTTATGAATTCTATCCATATGACCATAGAATGCCACTTTAGGCCAAGGATTGTTTGAAACCACTCTTCAATAGGCTCTTTAGCAATTTGCACCGATGCCTTGGTGAAATGGGGTATTTAGCTATTTAGCTAGCTTACCTACATTTGATTTTTCTGGCTTGTACTCTTTTCAGAACTGTTAGCTTAGTCCCCTTTCCAATAAGCTCATATTTAACAACCAAAAAGACTACTAGGAAAGCCTTCGGCAAGAATATTTAATGAAATCAAATGAAGCATGATATCAAAACTAGCCTTAGCCCAATCACTAACCGTTTTCTAACaaacaaaatttggctacaaaattgattgcaGCTTAAGACTACCATctaactcaatatatttttattggaggttGTAAgtactcaatttgtaacgatcccaaattggtattgggttcgaacgttaaaggcccaaacaataaatttgtagagagtgcgctaaaaggctaggccttggtgaacggacagtcgttagtcatggtgttcatgatgatcgCACAGAGGTGAACTGAGCTTATCCCAGAAGAatttctcctcggcacggcctgGGTGGCTCCAGTCCTTGGACCTCGTTCgaggagcttaatgttcttattattccttttacGCTAGGTTACAATGGTCCTAGAGACGATACATAATgcactttttatcttttttccgTGGATGAAACATTATCATTATTTGATTAGGACCCAAGGCCTTAAAGACATCCCACACATGGCCTCTTGGCCATCAATATATAAGAACCAAGCCAAATAATAATGAACACACCACATCTCTATGATGtgtttattaatattttaaaaatttcttagTACTGATTACAGATGTTTGTAGtgcatatataaataaaattaacattgcCAATTGAAAGCAAGCACAACTAAAAGTATGGCAGGCAGTCTAAAGCTGGATCCTTTCCCTTAGTGCAGTATGCCTTACAACCTCAAGGATTACCATCTGAGCTTTTCTGGGAAGTactgcaaaaagaaagaaagaaaaaaaaaatccaattttagtaaagaaaaaaaaagtgtttaaaaTTACCGAAGCACAGAATTTTGCACTGGTACACACCTTTTTTATGAGGGATTCATAGTATGGTTTAACTTTTTCAACGTCAATATGAACGTTGCTCTTACTGTAGAGATCgtatttgttgttatttgtacaatacaataaaatcaatttagttGTCACAATCAgctaaacaaaaattgaataattggTGGGGAAAAGCAGTGATGCTCATAATCAGCTCAATGAGAAATGAATAGTTGTTAGGGAAGAACACgagtaagaaagaaaaaaaatgtacaaattaaACAGCAGAATGGAAGCTTACTTGAATGTTAGAACCCACTTCAGATTCTCTCTGTCCTCCTCATTCATTAGGTATTTATATGCTCCTTCCGTATGCATTGCTGCGAGATGGACAGATAAACctcattttattgtataaaaacAATTCGAGAATATTaactatttttcaaatttacaagaaaagataaagaataATACTTACGGTAAAATGAGTGATATCGGATGGTAAATAATGCAGCTGATGGTAGAGTAGTTCCATTTGCCTTGGCCACCTAAGGATTTGGAAGCAACGTTATTAGTATTACGATTGTTATTTTGGAATAACATATTGTGgaaatttcaatatgaaaatcttattaaagatttttcattaaaaattcaTTGAAGGTTCAGAGGATATACCATGTACATGTAATCGTCATGCCCCCATGACATCAGCACATTTTCCAGTCCACATCCTTCAGAGTAGACTCCAAGTTTAGTGTTGTAGGCAGGATTGTTGTAATCTGGATTTTCCTTGAAATACTGCAATGCAAAGATTCGaagaaatttctttcaattGATTGACTATATATAATCATGTCAATCATAATTAACTTAAGTTTTTGAGAAGACCTTGTGATAAACAATCGATTCGTCAAAGGCACAACCAACAGGATGCGTATCTCCTGCGACATCAGAATTCATCATCAGATTGAAATGACTCGAAATAGGAGAAATATATTAACATTTATTTGGTCTAAGAACATTTCTTACCTACAACAGCCCACTGGGGAAGCGATCCAAATTTAGAATGGTAAAGAACCTTTCCAACATCTGAAATCCATGCAAGAATCAATTATCAAGTTGTTTTATGTAAACTTGAATATATAGGGCCAAGTGTGTGCAGTGATTATCTGATATTATGAATAAGAGCATAGATCCACTAAGTCAAACATATACAATTACACATTCAAAGAACTTATATTTTGCATGTTAGCCTTAGAACAGAAACTAGGAGTGTGCATAGGGTATTTACCGTGAATAAGGGCAGTCAAGTGCATCCAATCTTCATTAGGATAATCTTTTCTTATGGCTTCTGCCGACTGTAGCAAATGCTGAATCTGAGGTTCCTCCAGGTCAGGGTCACTTTCATCCACAAAACTGTCAAGGAGTTCACTGGCTTCCCATATGGACATCTCTGCTTGGTTCAATTTTGCATACTCTTCCCTTGTCCTCTTTACCTGCATTTGCATTGAAAGTTTCATATATCAAATTGAATCTATGAAGTCCTAAAGTTTAATATTTAAACATTAACTTATTGAAAGTGTACTTACAAAATCATAAGTTTGGTTAATATGATTCAACCGATAGGTATTCTCCACAATGCTTAGCCTCACAGTTGATTCATAATCCCTACCACACATTTCGACACAATTCATTGAATGAGAAACTACACCATTTATGAAAAACACCTGATCTTATAAACAAAGATTGTGGAAGAAAATGTCAAAACCTGAATGATTGGCCAAAGGCATTTGATTCTGGCACAACAAATCCATCTGATGCTTCTTTTGGTATTGCATTCTCTGACACttatattttcaaacaaaagaaCACAAAAGTTAGACTCCAATTGAACTAAGCTTATAgacttataataaaataaaaattattaacattcatggacaaaaggaagaaggaaacaaTAATCAAAGCAGTACCAAGTGCCTGGTTCTCAACGGCAATCATCTTGTTCCCActtaaaaactcaaaagaaGGCAAACAAAGCATAGACAAAATACCTTTGAAAGGCCCCGGTCAGATTTATAGGTAAATAATAAGTCCTCAACTGAAAATAGACCAGGCTTGGACTCCTCATCTGCAAATTTTCATTATCCTAGAGctaattttttcaaacaaacTTTACGTTAAAATAACTTGTTTCCAACTCCTCCACTCACCAACACTCCCTCTTGGCCTTGACGTTGTAGACATCCCAGCTGTTGATATTTCAGCTTTGGTCAGGGACGACACTCCCATCGTCACCAGGTTATCTATCAACGTAGAGGAAAGTCTCAAGCCTCTAAAGTCTATCCTTATCGAGCTAGGCAAAAAATCCTTAGCTTTCTTGGCCGAAGCCTGAATGATAcacacaaaataacaaaaataattaaacttatAAGGCAGGATATGATAGTAAGAAAAGAATTTACATAAACCAATCATTATCTTCATCTTAGACATGTATCCAAATTCCTAAtgctttggttgttttgttGCCAAAAACATGCATCGTTGTCATTTacaaagaaaaaggggaaaaataaaTGTGATAACGAATTGAGTCAACTTTGAGGATAATCACATCCTATTTTTCGTAATGCAAAAAACTAGCCTAAGATATGGATGACAAGACAATCCAGTCATATATGGCCAACTCCATGTTTTGCGTTCTATTATGAGgataaggtttaaaaaaaataaaaccaacaaccGAGCTAAGATATTTGTGTATGAATAGCCAAAAGCCACCAAGAAACTTcagtgttttgttttgttttgtttttttcctccattGATAGGATTGGAACCTAAGAACTCTGCTCACCAGGAGCAGATGATTGTATTTTTCCACATAAACATGACTATGTGTGAGTTTCTATCTTGTATTGTATTTACCTGAAATAGCCAAGATATGCATGACATGTATAATTAGGGCATATTAGTTAAGAAAGTATAATTCATTTTTTCTGCCATTGAGGA contains the following coding sequences:
- the LOC115961428 gene encoding probable inositol oxygenase; its protein translation is MGVSSLTKAEISTAGMSTTSRPRGSVVSENAIPKEASDGFVVPESNAFGQSFRDYESTVRLSIVENTYRLNHINQTYDFVKRTREEYAKLNQAEMSIWEASELLDSFVDESDPDLEEPQIQHLLQSAEAIRKDYPNEDWMHLTALIHDVGKVLYHSKFGSLPQWAVVGDTHPVGCAFDESIVYHKYFKENPDYNNPAYNTKLGVYSEGCGLENVLMSWGHDDYMYMVAKANGTTLPSAALFTIRYHSFYPMHTEGAYKYLMNEEDRENLKWVLTFNKYDLYSKSNVHIDVEKVKPYYESLIKKYFPEKLRW